Proteins encoded by one window of Cyanobium sp. NS01:
- a CDS encoding DUF4258 domain-containing protein yields the protein MSQQRLDHLAATDPQLRHAPRVLLIGTPSDANHAERRCQQRGISLTKIRIALTYGRHDNHHSVERWTLISRELRHSPYARYEQDLNGLQLVGRRVRSLNDGGDVVLLKTCKWNYGLRRH from the coding sequence ATGAGCCAACAACGCCTCGATCACCTCGCCGCCACCGACCCGCAGCTGCGGCATGCACCCCGGGTGCTGTTGATCGGCACCCCCAGTGATGCGAATCACGCCGAACGCCGCTGCCAGCAGCGCGGGATCTCCCTCACCAAGATCCGCATCGCCCTGACCTACGGCCGCCATGACAACCACCACAGCGTTGAGCGCTGGACCCTGATCTCCCGGGAGCTGCGCCACTCGCCCTACGCCCGCTACGAACAAGACCTCAACGGTCTCCAGCTGGTCGGCCGTCGCGTGCGCTCCCTCAATGACGGGGGCGACGTGGTGCTCCTGAAAACCTGCAAGTGGAACTACGGCCTGAGGCGACACTGA
- a CDS encoding DUF4433 domain-containing protein — MIPNLFHITHRDNIPGILRRGLLCRNRIETLHLPYLDLSDPECQSRRSCRDLDGGALDLHDYVPLFIEPRNAMLYRLEKALGEHGDPDGLTILEVSGTAADWRDSLLADGIASSPASHLFHADDPEGWEALDWDAIRCRNWMEQPDAKAAKRRKMAEVMVSGSLSSRHISKIWLKAPTALWTIHAKLAQVDLPPLAVDQDRRFFFS; from the coding sequence ATGATCCCCAACCTGTTCCACATCACCCATCGCGACAACATCCCCGGCATCCTTCGCCGCGGCCTGCTCTGCCGTAACCGGATCGAGACCTTGCATCTCCCCTACCTCGACCTCTCAGATCCCGAGTGTCAGAGCCGGCGAAGTTGCCGTGATCTCGATGGCGGTGCCCTCGATCTGCACGACTACGTGCCCCTGTTCATCGAGCCGCGCAACGCCATGCTCTACCGCCTGGAGAAGGCTCTTGGCGAACACGGCGACCCCGACGGCCTCACCATCCTGGAAGTCAGCGGCACGGCCGCCGACTGGCGCGACAGCCTGCTGGCTGACGGCATCGCCTCGAGCCCCGCCAGCCACCTCTTCCATGCCGACGATCCAGAGGGCTGGGAGGCCCTCGATTGGGATGCCATCCGCTGCAGGAACTGGATGGAACAGCCCGACGCCAAAGCCGCCAAGCGCCGCAAGATGGCTGAGGTGATGGTGAGCGGCAGCCTCTCCAGCCGCCACATCAGCAAGATCTGGCTCAAGGCCCCTACTGCGCTCTGGACCATTCACGCCAAGCTGGCTCAGGTTGATCTCCCACCGCTGGCTGTCGATCAGGACAGGAGGTTCTTCTTCTCATGA
- the mazG gene encoding nucleoside triphosphate pyrophosphohydrolase, with the protein MPADPSLNALAELIAVVARLRDPAGGCPWDLEQTHTSLLPYVLEEAHEVADAIRHGDDDHLSEELGDLLLQVVLHAQIAREAGRFDLEAIARGLSAKLIRRHPHVFAGAEAKDSASVRASWAAIKAAERPQQSASPVSERLGPKVRSQPALAGAMAISRQAAAAGFEWDDLSGVWEKVHEELDELKQAVASGDRAHAQEELGDVLFTLVNVARWCGIDPETGLAGTNHRFLDRFSRVEAALGGDLGGRTIRELEGLWQQAKAAIRAEAAAAQAASATHPAGSGGPGAAA; encoded by the coding sequence ATGCCCGCCGATCCCAGCCTCAACGCCCTGGCCGAACTGATCGCCGTGGTGGCGCGGCTGCGGGATCCCGCCGGCGGCTGCCCCTGGGACCTGGAGCAGACCCACACCTCCCTGCTGCCCTACGTGCTGGAGGAGGCCCACGAGGTGGCCGATGCCATCCGCCACGGCGATGACGACCACCTCAGCGAGGAGCTGGGCGACCTGCTGCTGCAGGTGGTGCTGCACGCCCAGATCGCCAGGGAGGCGGGGCGATTTGATCTGGAGGCGATCGCCCGGGGCCTCAGCGCCAAGCTGATCCGCCGCCACCCCCACGTGTTCGCCGGCGCCGAAGCCAAAGACAGCGCCTCCGTGCGGGCCAGCTGGGCGGCGATCAAGGCCGCCGAACGGCCGCAGCAGTCGGCCAGCCCGGTGAGCGAGCGGCTCGGCCCCAAGGTGCGCAGCCAGCCGGCCCTGGCCGGCGCCATGGCCATCTCCCGCCAGGCCGCCGCCGCCGGCTTCGAGTGGGACGACCTCAGCGGCGTGTGGGAGAAGGTGCACGAGGAGCTCGACGAGCTCAAGCAAGCCGTGGCCAGCGGCGACCGGGCCCATGCCCAGGAGGAGCTGGGCGATGTGCTGTTCACCCTGGTGAACGTGGCCCGCTGGTGCGGCATCGACCCGGAAACCGGCCTGGCCGGCACCAACCACCGCTTCCTGGACCGTTTCTCCCGCGTGGAAGCCGCCCTCGGCGGCGACCTCGGCGGGCGCACCATCCGCGAACTGGAGGGGCTGTGGCAGCAGGCCAAGGCGGCGATCCGGGCCGAGGCGGCAGCCGCCCAGGCGGCCTCAGCTACTCATCCGGCAGGTTCGGGCGGCCCTGGCGCCGCAGCTTGA
- a CDS encoding CHAT domain-containing protein, translating to MHTLDLTLQATDRADQLSVFLISPAGTEAFSVQIPQELSQHHQAWLRRFLAHHDPACPAVPAAVVHDYGSRLSAAMTAWLQQSDWEPLRRTLAQLPGLPLRLRCNGPLPLIERLPWEALALERPIWRLDGPGPKAAAPSRRRGARCPRLLLLVGQELDLDLSADIAVLERLQRQGRIELVSLRAGRSCLKGLRQALRDPQGWDGLVFLGHSAGDPEGGGRLQLGDGSWLGGRDLAQEFQDAGAHGLSLVLLNSCSGMDLARCCTSAGIPWALCFREAVPTQAASLAFSRLLEEMEQGLGFAEALQQVRLTLAESGPAGCHLLLSAMGSGSAEPLQLPLSRRRQFRLRLAASTPAQAIAAAVLISLGSAAELLPANPISTYLLDRRLYVQRLWRQATGQGGPTRPALPVLLLDEHRSYPALGVEATPGRVARLALAEVLERTPVTTVPVVGLDVVLDQPAAHTAELAAVIQRQQRAQVVAGWLGPGAGARGAGLNSKPLQILRQAGLEARDLGVGTPAGSGPLQPLPLRLLWPVDRRNFAAALSGVADPRLPADVVIDWSIDWQPLIRVITVDELPSLRAEALVVGTDGTIDADQHDLFSAPGAIRSVLPQWGGSSDAIPGALVQAVLAQSLAMRHWLKPLSLPAVTALAAGLGVLLAAAQSRRRRRWPWLIVFALISLPLNLQLGTAQLLLVPIVLPLAALSTTSLLRRD from the coding sequence ATGCACACCCTTGACCTCACCCTGCAGGCAACCGATCGCGCCGACCAGCTGAGCGTGTTCCTGATCAGCCCTGCCGGCACAGAGGCCTTCTCCGTACAGATTCCCCAGGAGCTGAGCCAGCACCATCAGGCCTGGTTGCGGCGCTTCCTGGCCCACCATGACCCCGCCTGCCCAGCCGTGCCGGCCGCCGTGGTGCACGACTACGGCAGCCGCTTGAGCGCAGCGATGACCGCCTGGCTGCAGCAGAGCGACTGGGAACCGCTGCGCCGCACCCTGGCCCAACTGCCGGGGCTGCCGTTGCGGCTGCGCTGCAACGGCCCCCTCCCCCTGATCGAACGCCTGCCCTGGGAAGCCCTGGCTCTGGAGCGGCCGATCTGGCGCCTCGATGGTCCTGGGCCCAAGGCCGCCGCACCCAGCCGGCGACGGGGCGCCCGCTGCCCACGCCTGCTGTTGCTGGTGGGGCAGGAACTCGATCTCGACCTCAGCGCCGACATCGCTGTGCTGGAGAGGCTCCAGCGCCAGGGGCGCATCGAGCTGGTGAGCCTGAGGGCTGGCCGGTCCTGCCTCAAGGGCCTGCGCCAGGCCCTGCGTGATCCCCAGGGTTGGGATGGGCTCGTCTTCCTGGGCCACTCCGCCGGGGATCCCGAGGGCGGTGGTCGCCTGCAACTGGGCGATGGCAGCTGGCTCGGCGGCCGCGACCTCGCCCAGGAGTTCCAAGACGCCGGGGCCCACGGCCTCTCCCTGGTGCTGCTGAACAGCTGCTCGGGGATGGATCTGGCCCGCTGCTGCACCAGTGCCGGCATCCCCTGGGCCCTGTGTTTCCGCGAGGCCGTTCCCACCCAGGCCGCCTCCCTGGCCTTCTCCCGCCTGCTGGAAGAGATGGAACAGGGTCTGGGCTTTGCCGAGGCTCTCCAGCAGGTTCGCCTCACCCTGGCGGAGAGCGGCCCGGCGGGTTGCCACCTGCTGCTCAGCGCCATGGGCAGCGGTAGTGCCGAGCCCCTGCAGCTGCCCCTCAGCCGCCGCCGCCAGTTCCGCCTGCGCCTCGCCGCCAGCACCCCCGCCCAGGCCATCGCCGCAGCAGTGCTGATCAGCCTGGGATCTGCGGCCGAGCTGCTGCCCGCCAACCCCATCAGCACTTACCTGCTCGATCGCCGCCTCTACGTGCAGCGCCTCTGGCGCCAGGCCACCGGCCAGGGCGGCCCCACCCGGCCGGCGCTTCCAGTGCTGCTGCTCGATGAGCACCGCAGCTATCCCGCCCTGGGGGTCGAAGCCACCCCGGGACGGGTGGCACGGCTCGCCCTGGCCGAGGTGCTGGAGCGCACGCCGGTGACCACCGTGCCGGTGGTGGGCCTCGATGTGGTGCTCGATCAGCCGGCAGCCCACACCGCGGAGCTGGCGGCGGTGATCCAACGCCAGCAGCGCGCCCAGGTGGTGGCCGGCTGGCTGGGGCCCGGCGCCGGTGCCAGGGGTGCGGGGCTCAACTCCAAGCCCCTGCAGATCCTGCGCCAGGCGGGGCTGGAAGCCAGGGATCTCGGCGTCGGCACCCCAGCCGGCAGCGGGCCGCTGCAACCACTGCCCTTGCGCCTGCTCTGGCCGGTGGACCGCCGCAACTTCGCTGCCGCCCTGTCCGGTGTTGCTGATCCGCGCCTACCCGCCGACGTGGTGATCGACTGGTCGATCGACTGGCAGCCACTGATCCGCGTCATCACGGTGGATGAGCTCCCCTCACTCCGCGCCGAGGCGCTGGTGGTGGGCACCGACGGCACGATCGATGCCGACCAGCACGATCTCTTCTCGGCACCGGGGGCAATCCGCTCCGTCTTGCCCCAATGGGGCGGCTCCAGCGATGCCATCCCCGGAGCCCTGGTGCAGGCGGTGCTTGCCCAGAGCCTGGCGATGCGGCACTGGCTCAAGCCCCTCTCGCTGCCCGCTGTCACGGCCCTGGCGGCAGGGCTGGGCGTGCTGCTCGCTGCCGCCCAGTCGCGACGGCGACGGCGATGGCCCTGGCTGATCGTTTTCGCTCTGATCAGCCTGCCGCTCAACCTCCAGCTCGGCACGGCCCAGCTGCTGCTGGTGCCCATCGTTCTTCCGCTGGCTGCCCTCTCCACCACATCCCTGTTACGCCGTGACTGA
- a CDS encoding lysophospholipid acyltransferase family protein: MGTTLPQLGRLSGAPAAPSGGPRRRRRRRPPSRLQRLRWRLEALLVRLLLALLQGRRHGTMRRGIRIACGVAAPALAPRLQTANANLERVYGSQLSRAERQRLAARSLQSFFLSCLESIIQPVNPERITAEGEGLSELLATHQRGEALIVGSLHLGCWDLALRWLSERLNNLAVIYRPAHNPHADALLNAARSANSRCRWISQFDARGILQSLRDGCGLVVMTDLYSQRSPWQVDVLGLATRFATGPVSLSQKTGAPLFPVAHVRDDDGRFRLICGPALRPGQGPEALAAQAQALSRWHEPWIQAYAEQYYWINRRWRPGDGSGGRLRQLPPPAARALKP, encoded by the coding sequence GTGGGCACGACGCTACCGCAACTCGGCCGGCTCTCCGGAGCGCCCGCAGCCCCGTCAGGGGGGCCTCGCCGGCGGCGGCGGCGACGGCCGCCCTCCCGCCTTCAGCGGCTGCGCTGGCGTCTGGAAGCCCTGCTGGTGCGGCTGTTGCTGGCCCTGCTGCAGGGGCGCCGCCACGGCACCATGCGGCGCGGCATCCGAATCGCCTGCGGCGTGGCCGCGCCCGCGCTGGCGCCCCGGCTGCAGACGGCCAACGCCAACCTCGAGCGCGTCTACGGCAGCCAGCTGAGCAGGGCCGAGCGGCAACGGCTGGCGGCCCGCTCGCTGCAGAGCTTCTTTCTCTCCTGCCTGGAATCGATCATCCAGCCGGTGAACCCCGAGCGCATCACGGCCGAGGGCGAGGGGCTCTCGGAGCTGCTGGCCACCCATCAGCGCGGCGAGGCCCTGATCGTGGGCTCACTGCATCTGGGCTGCTGGGATCTGGCCCTGCGCTGGCTCAGTGAGCGGCTCAACAACCTGGCCGTGATCTACAGGCCCGCCCACAACCCCCACGCCGACGCCCTGCTCAACGCCGCCCGCAGTGCCAACAGCCGCTGCCGCTGGATCTCCCAGTTCGATGCCCGCGGCATCCTGCAGAGCCTGCGGGATGGCTGCGGCCTCGTGGTGATGACCGATCTCTACAGCCAGCGCAGTCCATGGCAGGTGGACGTGCTGGGCCTGGCCACCCGCTTTGCCACCGGCCCGGTGAGCCTCTCCCAGAAAACCGGCGCGCCCCTGTTCCCCGTGGCCCACGTGCGCGACGACGACGGCCGCTTCCGGCTGATCTGCGGCCCAGCGCTGCGTCCGGGGCAGGGGCCCGAGGCCCTGGCCGCCCAGGCCCAGGCCCTGAGCCGCTGGCACGAGCCCTGGATCCAGGCCTACGCCGAGCAGTACTACTGGATCAACCGCCGCTGGCGGCCCGGCGATGGCAGTGGCGGCCGGCTGCGCCAGCTGCCGCCACCGGCGGCCCGGGCCCTGAAGCCCTGA
- a CDS encoding S1C family serine protease, producing MASTIPAPAAAPCTNQSYAPEALFSQAKPGVAVVKTPGSLGSGFVVRHQGGNTLLLTNAHVVGRSETATIHWADGSQDVAAVLASAGGSSPLNDLALLEVRGQRGRVLPLKRSGVNVGSDIVAIGAPQGLDFSLSRGVVSSVREQGQLLQIDAAINPGNSGGPVLDRTGCVVGMATFKVPDSEGLNFAITSSLLEEFLGNPPQPRSTEAPPIANRAAPAPEPTAEASCWFQMERGATELSPGLCRVERRINANGHEVFDVMERGGPTRSVVMWDDDSAEVFLDGRRYVGRWAIDADGDVRVNVAGGVFAFRRG from the coding sequence GTGGCGTCGACGATTCCGGCGCCAGCGGCGGCCCCGTGCACGAACCAGAGCTATGCACCGGAAGCCCTGTTCAGCCAGGCCAAGCCCGGTGTCGCTGTGGTCAAAACCCCGGGCAGCCTCGGCAGCGGCTTTGTGGTGCGCCACCAGGGTGGCAACACCCTGCTGCTCACCAATGCCCATGTGGTGGGCCGCTCTGAGACGGCGACGATCCACTGGGCGGATGGCAGCCAGGATGTGGCCGCGGTACTGGCCTCTGCAGGCGGCAGCTCGCCGCTGAACGATCTGGCCTTGCTGGAGGTAAGGGGGCAGCGGGGGCGCGTGCTTCCCCTGAAGCGTTCAGGCGTGAACGTCGGCAGTGACATCGTTGCCATTGGCGCCCCCCAGGGCCTGGACTTCAGCCTCAGCCGCGGGGTGGTGAGCAGCGTGCGGGAGCAGGGCCAGCTGCTGCAGATCGATGCGGCCATCAACCCGGGCAATTCCGGTGGTCCGGTTCTGGACCGCACCGGCTGTGTCGTGGGGATGGCCACGTTCAAGGTGCCGGACAGCGAAGGACTCAACTTCGCCATCACCAGCAGCCTCTTGGAGGAGTTTCTGGGCAATCCACCGCAGCCCCGCTCCACCGAGGCACCACCCATCGCCAACCGCGCCGCCCCGGCCCCGGAGCCCACCGCCGAAGCCAGCTGCTGGTTCCAGATGGAGCGCGGCGCCACCGAGCTCAGCCCGGGCTTGTGCCGGGTGGAGCGACGCATCAATGCCAACGGCCACGAGGTGTTCGACGTGATGGAACGGGGCGGCCCCACCCGCAGCGTCGTGATGTGGGATGACGACTCCGCCGAGGTCTTCCTGGACGGCAGGCGGTACGTCGGGCGCTGGGCCATCGATGCGGACGGCGACGTGCGCGTCAACGTCGCCGGTGGGGTGTTCGCGTTCCGGCGTGGCTGA
- a CDS encoding CHAT domain-containing protein codes for MGSNYRTLLGKRLLKPTAAVLVSGLLPLVYPDAVFGESNSLLRLAQAGISHEGKPGEAGQGLLSNDQVKRLLEEAGGLTKAGRYADAARIQERLLLDVELKFGGNHQYTANVLNNLALLYVNQAEYSKAEPLYERALAIWEKRLGPEHPTTAIGLNNLAGLYEDQGYYSKAEPLYVRALSIKEKSLGPEHPDTALGLNNLALLYSNQGEYSKAETLYERALAIWEKSLGSEHPDVATSLNNLAGLYNNQGEYSKARPLYERALAISEKILGREHPDTATKLNNLALLYSNQGEYSKAETLYERALAIWEKSLGSEHPDVATSLNNLAGLYNNQGEYSKARPLYERALSIREKSLGPDHPDTANSLNGLASLFRAQGQYGKAEPLLERALSISEKILGLEHPDTATIVNNLAVLYNDQGDYSKARPLLERALSISEKILGPEHPDVATSLNTLASLYSNQDQYSSSMALFQRALSIREKSLGPEHPDVAVSLNNLAALYQNQGQYSKAVPLYERTLAILEKSLGPEHPVVAVSLNNLAALYVDKGDLAAAMDSMNHGLKSQRDWLIREVPAQSQGQRQVMVLSQGFAWEIPFGVADKAPSGVNLALSTRLNRHGLLLDIQQRQALLSRSSGPQQSLAARLTALNRRLSGIQLSPQQREVLRQQRDDLEKKLYRELPSLEIPELSSSQVAAALPADGVLIEFQRYRPWLSNPKPQAQWGAPRYLALVLKPDGSVQSVQLGEAVPIDQAIAKALSVSYQDQSDAPQLLGDVSRLVLDPLKPLLAGSRQWFLSPDAQLHRVPFAALPSPVNDGQALGSSVQLRLITTGRDLVRFQQPGPAGKQSLVIANPNYSRGSRAEAPVLASAQPQQRSGDLASKTWASLPATATEGDQIASLLGTRAVTDDAATVSVLERSIGPRVLHIASHGFFVADQDIPSQDPVRASLASGPVAKASQGEDPLLRSGIVLAGANNPGPDAQDDGLLTALEATALQLDGTELVVLSACSTGEGELRTGEGLYGLQRALTVAGARSTLLSLWKVDDAATAEFMGRFYGKLKNGEGRSEALAAVQAEFRNGAVRSPSGEDWTRPYYWAAWQLVGDWRPIQGL; via the coding sequence ATGGGTAGCAATTATCGGACTTTGCTAGGGAAGCGGCTGCTGAAGCCAACCGCAGCCGTACTTGTGTCAGGGCTGTTGCCGTTGGTCTATCCCGATGCAGTGTTCGGGGAGAGCAATAGCCTGCTTCGCTTGGCTCAAGCTGGGATTTCTCATGAGGGAAAGCCTGGGGAAGCAGGTCAAGGCCTACTCTCTAATGATCAGGTCAAAAGGCTGCTGGAGGAGGCAGGGGGGCTAACAAAGGCAGGCCGTTACGCAGACGCAGCACGAATCCAAGAGCGGCTTCTCTTGGACGTAGAGCTGAAGTTTGGAGGTAATCATCAATACACTGCAAATGTCCTGAACAACCTGGCTCTGCTCTACGTAAATCAGGCTGAGTACAGCAAGGCAGAACCGCTGTATGAGCGAGCGCTGGCAATCTGGGAAAAGCGCCTGGGCCCGGAGCACCCAACAACCGCCATAGGCCTGAATAACCTGGCTGGGCTCTACGAGGATCAGGGCTATTACAGCAAGGCAGAACCGCTGTATGTAAGGGCTTTGTCGATTAAGGAGAAGAGCCTGGGCCCGGAGCACCCAGATACTGCCCTAGGCCTGAATAACCTGGCCCTGCTCTACAGCAACCAGGGTGAGTACAGCAAGGCAGAGACGCTGTATGAGCGAGCGCTGGCAATCTGGGAGAAGAGCCTGGGTTCGGAGCACCCAGATGTCGCCACTAGTCTGAATAACCTGGCTGGGCTCTACAACAATCAGGGTGAGTACAGCAAGGCGAGACCGCTGTATGAGAGAGCCCTAGCGATCAGCGAGAAGATCCTGGGGCGGGAGCACCCAGATACCGCCACCAAACTGAATAACCTGGCCCTGCTCTACAGCAACCAGGGTGAGTACAGCAAGGCAGAGACGCTGTATGAGCGAGCGCTGGCAATCTGGGAGAAGAGCCTGGGTTCGGAGCACCCAGATGTCGCCACTAGTCTGAATAACCTGGCTGGGCTCTACAACAATCAGGGTGAGTACAGCAAGGCGAGACCGCTGTATGAGAGAGCCCTGTCGATCAGGGAGAAGAGCTTGGGTCCTGATCATCCAGATACCGCCAATAGCCTGAATGGCCTAGCGTCGCTCTTCAGGGCCCAGGGTCAGTACGGCAAGGCAGAGCCGCTGCTTGAGAGAGCCCTGTCGATCAGCGAGAAGATCCTTGGCCTGGAGCACCCAGATACCGCCACCATCGTAAATAACCTGGCTGTCCTGTACAACGACCAAGGTGATTACAGCAAGGCGAGACCGCTGCTTGAGAGAGCCCTGTCGATCAGCGAGAAGATCCTTGGCCCGGAGCACCCAGATGTCGCCACCAGTCTGAATACCCTGGCTTCTTTATACAGTAACCAGGATCAGTACAGCAGTTCAATGGCTCTATTTCAGAGAGCCCTGTCGATTCGGGAGAAGAGCCTAGGCCCGGAACACCCAGATGTCGCTGTTAGTCTGAATAACCTGGCGGCGCTCTACCAAAATCAGGGACAGTACAGCAAGGCAGTGCCGCTGTATGAGAGAACGCTGGCAATCTTGGAGAAGAGCCTGGGCCCGGAACACCCAGTTGTCGCTGTTAGTCTGAATAACCTGGCGGCGCTCTACGTCGACAAGGGTGATTTAGCTGCGGCTATGGATTCAATGAATCATGGACTCAAGTCTCAAAGAGACTGGTTAATCCGGGAGGTTCCAGCACAATCTCAAGGTCAGAGACAGGTAATGGTCCTTTCCCAGGGATTTGCCTGGGAGATCCCTTTTGGCGTGGCCGATAAGGCTCCATCCGGAGTAAACTTAGCACTCTCAACTAGATTGAATCGCCACGGCCTACTCCTAGACATCCAGCAGCGCCAAGCTTTGCTTTCCAGATCCTCTGGTCCACAGCAGAGCTTGGCCGCCCGGCTCACAGCTCTGAATCGCAGGCTCAGCGGCATCCAGCTCAGCCCCCAGCAGCGAGAGGTGCTCCGTCAGCAAAGAGATGATTTGGAGAAAAAGCTCTATCGAGAGCTCCCTTCTCTTGAAATCCCTGAGCTTTCATCAAGCCAGGTGGCTGCTGCCTTACCAGCCGACGGGGTGCTGATTGAGTTCCAACGCTACCGGCCGTGGCTGAGCAATCCCAAGCCCCAGGCGCAATGGGGTGCACCGCGCTATCTGGCTCTGGTGCTCAAGCCTGATGGTTCGGTCCAGTCCGTACAGTTGGGAGAAGCTGTCCCGATTGATCAGGCCATTGCCAAGGCTCTCTCGGTTTCTTACCAGGACCAATCGGATGCTCCGCAGCTGTTGGGAGATGTCTCGAGGCTGGTTCTTGATCCACTCAAACCACTTCTCGCCGGCAGCCGCCAGTGGTTCCTCTCACCCGATGCCCAGTTGCACCGGGTGCCTTTTGCGGCGCTTCCTTCTCCAGTCAATGATGGCCAGGCTCTCGGCAGCAGCGTGCAGCTCCGGCTGATCACCACTGGCCGGGATCTGGTTCGCTTCCAGCAGCCTGGCCCTGCTGGCAAGCAGTCGTTGGTGATTGCCAATCCCAACTACAGCCGGGGCAGCCGAGCCGAGGCACCGGTGCTGGCCTCAGCCCAGCCCCAACAACGCTCAGGCGATCTAGCCAGCAAGACATGGGCATCGCTGCCGGCTACGGCCACAGAAGGCGATCAGATCGCCTCCCTGCTGGGTACCCGCGCCGTGACTGACGATGCCGCCACGGTGTCCGTGCTCGAGCGCAGCATCGGCCCACGGGTGCTGCACATCGCCTCCCATGGCTTCTTTGTGGCTGATCAAGACATCCCGTCACAAGATCCCGTGAGAGCAAGTCTTGCTTCGGGCCCAGTGGCCAAGGCTTCTCAAGGAGAAGATCCCCTGCTGCGCAGCGGCATCGTGCTGGCAGGAGCCAACAACCCTGGCCCTGATGCTCAGGACGACGGGCTGCTCACGGCCCTGGAAGCCACCGCCCTGCAACTGGATGGCACAGAACTCGTGGTGCTCTCGGCCTGCTCTACAGGTGAGGGTGAGCTGCGCACTGGTGAAGGCCTCTATGGCCTGCAGCGGGCTCTCACCGTGGCCGGTGCCCGCTCCACCCTGCTGTCGCTGTGGAAGGTGGACGATGCGGCCACAGCCGAGTTCATGGGCCGTTTCTACGGCAAGCTCAAGAACGGTGAGGGCCGCAGTGAGGCGCTGGCTGCTGTTCAGGCTGAGTTTCGGAACGGCGCAGTGCGATCTCCCTCTGGAGAAGACTGGACCAGGCCCTATTACTGGGCGGCCTGGCAACTGGTGGGTGACTGGCGACCGATCCAGGGCCTCTGA
- a CDS encoding macro domain-containing protein encodes MIHELAQSVFNSPAEVITNTVNCQGVMGAGLALEMALRHPDLEADYQRRCQQKAVQIGRPYLFSVGSSPYRAVLNFPTKSAWRFPSRLTWIDQGLAYIASHYRQAKPPIHSLALPRLGCDKGGLDWQQVRPLIERHFADLPHLTVYLCGDTAPAEGLEAVMLDAFCRDQQSGELPPFLKGAVRRALLTAPIPPRFRQLATITGVGKQSYARLFQHYLHLGDLNQLSLLSATTATPQG; translated from the coding sequence ATGATCCACGAGCTGGCTCAGAGCGTCTTCAACAGCCCGGCAGAGGTGATCACCAACACGGTGAACTGCCAGGGGGTGATGGGGGCGGGCCTCGCCCTGGAGATGGCCCTGCGCCATCCCGACCTTGAGGCCGACTACCAACGCCGCTGCCAGCAGAAAGCCGTGCAGATCGGCCGGCCCTACCTCTTTTCTGTGGGCTCCAGCCCTTACAGGGCCGTGCTCAATTTCCCCACCAAGAGTGCCTGGCGCTTTCCCTCCCGTCTCACCTGGATCGACCAGGGCCTGGCCTACATCGCCAGCCACTACCGCCAGGCCAAACCGCCGATCCACTCCCTAGCCCTGCCGCGCCTCGGCTGCGACAAGGGTGGCCTCGACTGGCAGCAGGTACGCCCTCTGATCGAGCGGCATTTCGCCGATCTGCCCCACCTCACCGTCTACCTCTGCGGCGACACCGCTCCGGCCGAGGGCCTGGAGGCCGTGATGCTCGATGCCTTCTGCAGAGATCAGCAAAGCGGTGAGCTGCCTCCCTTCCTCAAGGGGGCCGTGCGACGTGCCCTGCTGACAGCGCCGATCCCGCCGCGGTTCCGCCAGCTCGCAACCATCACCGGTGTGGGCAAGCAGAGCTATGCCCGACTGTTTCAGCACTACCTCCATCTCGGTGATCTGAACCAGCTTTCGCTGCTCTCAGCCACTACCGCCACACCGCAGGGGTGA
- a CDS encoding DUF2227 family putative metal-binding protein, whose product MASGRSHDRATWLLALPFALLWAPALGLAGLGTAGLSFLMGGLLLSPDLDTRSNATRRWGPLKLLWWPYRKGLAHRSMLSHSPLLGTAGRLAYLALLALGLTALLSPFGAPSPAELLGWAGGLWRGQRPLLVCALVALEASSWLHLIQDGDPMPRLPRPLRRRRRR is encoded by the coding sequence ATGGCCAGCGGCCGCAGCCACGACCGCGCCACCTGGCTGCTGGCCCTGCCCTTCGCGCTGCTGTGGGCGCCGGCCCTGGGCCTGGCGGGGCTGGGCACCGCCGGGCTCAGCTTCCTGATGGGCGGCCTGCTGCTCTCCCCCGACCTCGACACCCGCTCCAACGCCACCCGCCGCTGGGGCCCCCTGAAGCTGCTCTGGTGGCCCTACCGCAAGGGGCTGGCGCACCGCTCGATGCTCTCCCACAGTCCGCTGCTGGGAACGGCCGGCCGCCTGGCCTACCTGGCCCTGCTGGCCCTGGGCCTGACCGCCCTGCTCAGCCCGTTCGGGGCGCCCTCGCCCGCGGAGCTGCTGGGCTGGGCCGGGGGGCTCTGGCGCGGGCAGCGGCCCCTGCTGGTGTGTGCCCTGGTGGCCCTGGAGGCCAGCAGCTGGCTGCACCTGATCCAGGATGGCGACCCGATGCCGCGGCTGCCCCGGCCGCTGCGCCGCCGCCGCCGCCGCTGA